From Chloroflexota bacterium, one genomic window encodes:
- a CDS encoding translation initiation factor, with the protein MKSRRSDRRVVYSTDPEPEPPCPTCGQSPCTCPPESPPPGRQVARIALDRKRRRGKVVTTVSGLQLAPAELAALGKALRRECGAGGTVKSGVIEVQGDHRERVAQILRKRGYTVKFVGG; encoded by the coding sequence ATGAAATCTCGCCGATCTGACCGTCGCGTGGTGTATTCCACCGACCCGGAACCCGAGCCTCCTTGCCCCACGTGCGGGCAATCCCCCTGCACATGTCCACCCGAATCGCCGCCGCCAGGCCGGCAGGTGGCGCGCATCGCCCTGGACCGCAAGCGCCGCCGCGGCAAGGTTGTGACCACCGTCTCCGGGCTTCAGCTCGCCCCGGCCGAGCTGGCGGCGCTGGGGAAGGCCCTGCGTCGGGAGTGCGGCGCGGGTGGCACCGTCAAAAGCGGCGTCATCGAAGTACAGGGAGACCACCGGGAACGCGTCGCCCAGATCCTGCGGAAGCGGGGATATACGGTGAAGTTCGTCGGCGGATAA
- the ndk gene encoding nucleoside-diphosphate kinase — protein sequence MERTLVLIKPDGVQRGLVGTIIERLERRGLKIVGLKLVQVSEELARKHYAVHEGKPFFEGLIRYITSAPVVAMVLEGNNAIEITRATMGATNPANAAPGTIRADYALEIGRNLVHGSDGPETAQAEIALWFQPEELASYDRALDTWIFE from the coding sequence GTGGAACGCACCTTAGTGCTCATCAAGCCGGATGGGGTCCAACGAGGCCTGGTGGGGACCATCATCGAGCGGCTCGAACGCCGTGGCCTGAAGATCGTGGGGCTGAAGCTGGTCCAGGTCAGCGAGGAACTGGCCCGCAAACACTACGCCGTCCACGAGGGGAAGCCGTTCTTCGAGGGACTGATTCGCTACATCACATCGGCGCCGGTAGTGGCCATGGTGCTGGAGGGGAACAACGCCATCGAGATCACACGGGCTACCATGGGGGCCACGAACCCGGCCAACGCCGCGCCGGGCACCATTCGCGCCGACTACGCGCTGGAGATCGGACGCAACCTGGTACACGGATCGGACGGGCCGGAGACGGCCCAGGCGGAGATCGCGCTGTGGTTCCAGCCGGAGGAACTGGCCAGCTACGATCGGGCCCTGGACACATGGATCTTCGAGTGA
- a CDS encoding uroporphyrinogen III decarboxylase, translating into MRVTERNQPERRFELDLERFWEENAASSGDCFSTDKPRAAILLPVDDHWLLDEMKVPSTVRYYKDIDYRLEMNRRCNDRCQREIGIRPFPEAIAWPPPKRIEEVFGSYQELTEGGTPWLEPSVHTIEDLVRIMDQVERMDMADFIFQDGMPDFPNALPPEAGKPPRPMSSRGPATIGTSVCGTERYLYFLIDHPAEMQRFHELLAQKLVEYAHIMADALGVTPRGYSFLDDNCALLSPDLYERFCAPVLQYVFDQLAPDPDDWRYQHSDSAMDHLLPILARFNFSAVNFGPTVKAIDIRRHMPHTCIHGQVAPMTLRNAPYEAIIAEVRRDFDAVGREGGLVVTTAGSIAAGTTFDRLRCFMWAVERYTRYDGRRFDDAE; encoded by the coding sequence ATGCGTGTAACCGAGAGGAATCAGCCTGAGAGACGCTTCGAACTGGACCTGGAACGGTTCTGGGAGGAGAACGCGGCCAGCTCGGGGGACTGCTTCTCAACCGACAAGCCCCGGGCTGCTATCCTCCTGCCGGTGGATGACCACTGGCTCCTGGACGAGATGAAGGTTCCCTCGACGGTGCGGTACTACAAGGACATCGACTACCGGCTGGAGATGAACCGCCGTTGCAACGATCGATGTCAGCGGGAGATCGGCATCCGGCCATTCCCGGAAGCCATCGCCTGGCCTCCGCCCAAACGCATCGAGGAGGTCTTCGGCTCCTATCAGGAACTAACGGAGGGGGGCACACCCTGGCTGGAGCCCTCCGTCCATACCATCGAGGACCTGGTCCGGATCATGGATCAGGTGGAACGCATGGACATGGCCGACTTCATCTTCCAGGACGGTATGCCCGATTTCCCCAATGCGCTGCCACCGGAGGCCGGGAAGCCGCCCCGCCCAATGAGCAGCCGCGGCCCGGCCACCATCGGCACCTCGGTGTGCGGCACGGAACGCTACCTGTACTTCCTCATCGACCATCCGGCCGAAATGCAGCGCTTCCACGAGCTGCTGGCCCAGAAGCTGGTCGAATACGCCCACATCATGGCCGACGCCCTCGGGGTTACCCCGCGCGGTTACAGCTTCCTGGACGATAACTGCGCGCTGCTCTCCCCCGACCTCTACGAGCGCTTCTGCGCGCCGGTGCTGCAGTACGTCTTCGATCAGCTGGCGCCGGATCCGGATGACTGGCGATATCAGCACTCCGACAGCGCCATGGATCACCTGCTGCCCATCCTGGCCCGGTTCAACTTCTCGGCGGTGAACTTCGGCCCCACGGTAAAGGCCATCGACATCCGTCGGCACATGCCGCACACCTGCATCCACGGGCAGGTCGCCCCCATGACCCTGCGCAACGCGCCATATGAGGCGATCATCGCGGAGGTACGGCGGGACTTCGATGCCGTGGGACGCGAGGGCGGCCTGGTGGTCACGACGGCAGGGAGCATCGCGGCCGGCACCACCTTCGATCGCCTGCGCTGCTTCATGTGGGCGGTGGAGCGCTACACCCGATACGATGGGAGGAGGTTCGACGATGCCGAATGA
- the rph gene encoding ribonuclease PH, which translates to MSRPDGRAPEDLRPTSFTLDYITYPEGSVLITCGGTRVLCNVSVQEGVPAWLADQGRGWVTAEYALLPRSTHTRTPREQRGPSGRSQEIRRLIGRSLRAAVNLEALGERTLVVDCDVLQADGGTRTASITGGWVAVALALSRLIAEGAINEEVFQTPVAAVSVGIVDGVPLLDLCYEEDSRAEVDCNVVMTGAGEFVEVQGTAEGPPFARATLDRLLDLAEEGIRQLLEAQRRALAEHPDVWPGLVT; encoded by the coding sequence ATGTCGCGTCCCGATGGCCGGGCGCCAGAGGATCTACGCCCAACAAGCTTCACGCTGGACTACATCACCTATCCGGAGGGCTCCGTCCTGATCACGTGCGGAGGCACCCGGGTGCTGTGCAACGTCTCCGTGCAGGAGGGAGTGCCCGCCTGGCTCGCGGACCAAGGGCGAGGGTGGGTGACCGCCGAATATGCCCTGCTCCCCCGCTCGACGCACACCCGCACGCCGCGCGAGCAACGCGGCCCCTCCGGCCGTTCCCAGGAGATCCGGCGCCTGATCGGCCGCTCCCTGCGCGCCGCGGTCAACCTGGAAGCGCTGGGCGAGCGCACCCTGGTGGTGGACTGCGACGTGCTGCAGGCGGACGGCGGCACGCGCACGGCCAGCATCACGGGCGGCTGGGTGGCCGTGGCCCTGGCGCTCAGCCGGTTGATCGCCGAAGGGGCCATCAACGAAGAGGTCTTTCAGACGCCCGTCGCCGCGGTCAGCGTGGGCATCGTCGACGGCGTCCCCCTGCTGGACCTGTGCTACGAGGAGGACTCCCGGGCGGAGGTGGACTGCAACGTGGTAATGACGGGCGCGGGCGAATTCGTCGAGGTGCAGGGCACGGCGGAAGGGCCGCCCTTCGCTCGTGCCACCCTGGACCGGTTACTCGACCTGGCCGAGGAAGGGATTCGACAGCTGCTGGAAGCGCAGCGGCGTGCCCTGGCGGAGCATCCTGACGTCTGGCCCGGGCTGGTCACCTGA
- a CDS encoding ABC transporter permease, protein MGRLERWLGTENYRVLKALVTNPLSVTGLVLLAFFVFIAVAAPVLAPPAGRDPYRIPRDGYSPDPKPPGTEWRRREPPLPFWWKPIMKTDRWVHLLGTASGQWDIYYGVVWGTRTAFRVGLIITLSVMTIGILIGSVSAYYGGLVDTILMRITDIFLAFPFLVAALTLSAILTPIVGKGILPATIALIAFGWMGYARLIRGDILSVKQRDFVMAARVIGVKDHKILIRHIIPNAIFPTLVVASMDMGTYVLSFAALSFLGIGAEFGYADWGQLLSFARDWITQLATYWYIVVFPGTALVLFVLSWNLVGDAVRDIFDPRMRGRGGA, encoded by the coding sequence ATGGGGCGCTTGGAACGTTGGCTGGGAACGGAAAATTATCGGGTTCTCAAGGCGCTGGTCACCAATCCCCTCTCCGTAACCGGGTTGGTCCTGCTCGCCTTCTTCGTCTTCATCGCGGTGGCTGCACCCGTATTGGCTCCGCCGGCCGGCCGGGATCCCTACCGGATCCCGCGCGATGGCTATAGCCCCGACCCCAAGCCGCCGGGCACCGAATGGCGTCGGCGCGAGCCGCCCCTGCCCTTCTGGTGGAAGCCGATCATGAAGACCGATCGTTGGGTCCACCTGCTGGGGACGGCCAGCGGGCAGTGGGATATCTACTACGGTGTGGTGTGGGGAACCCGCACCGCCTTTCGGGTCGGCCTGATCATCACGCTATCCGTGATGACCATTGGGATCCTGATCGGCTCCGTCTCCGCGTATTACGGGGGATTAGTCGATACGATCCTAATGCGCATCACCGATATCTTCCTGGCCTTTCCCTTCCTGGTGGCCGCGCTGACGCTTTCGGCCATCCTGACGCCCATCGTCGGAAAGGGGATCCTTCCCGCCACGATCGCTCTGATCGCCTTTGGCTGGATGGGGTACGCGCGCCTCATTCGGGGGGATATCCTGTCCGTCAAACAGCGCGATTTCGTGATGGCCGCTCGGGTGATCGGGGTGAAGGATCACAAGATCCTGATCCGCCACATCATTCCCAACGCCATCTTCCCCACCCTGGTGGTCGCCTCCATGGACATGGGGACGTACGTCCTGAGCTTCGCGGCGCTCAGTTTCCTGGGAATCGGCGCGGAGTTCGGTTACGCGGACTGGGGACAGCTCCTCTCCTTCGCCCGGGACTGGATCACCCAGCTGGCCACGTATTGGTATATCGTCGTCTTCCCCGGGACGGCCCTCGTCCTCTTCGTCCTCTCCTGGAATCTGGTGGGGGACGCGGTGCGGGATATCTTCGACCCGCGCATGCGGGGCCGGGGCGGAGCGTAG
- a CDS encoding histone deacetylase, with product MSDNGRLQQNSAPPSVTAYTYNPQEAEHDLANHPESHKRIVAVSQLLQKEGILEQLRSVEATSITPERLARVHSEEYIQRVKRRADQGGGYLDMDTYVRPFSYEAALTAAGGAVNLTEAVLSGRARNGFALIRPPGHHARPKQGMGFCLFNNVAVAARFAQTEHQLDRILIVDFDVHHGNGTQEVFYQDPGVLYFSTHQYPFYPGTGSRGEIGEGPGEGYTVNVPLPYRVGDEGYRRAFDEVLVPIVERYRPQLILGSAGYDAHWADPLAGMLLSITGYASLIRRLLELAEMWCQGRLVFVLEGGYHLDVLAHGVLTTLRLLQDVQAPVSDPLGPSPHPERPIDELLHEIREIHHLG from the coding sequence ATGAGCGACAACGGACGCCTTCAACAGAACTCGGCCCCCCCAAGCGTCACGGCCTACACATATAACCCGCAGGAAGCGGAGCACGACCTGGCCAATCACCCGGAGAGCCATAAGCGGATCGTCGCCGTGAGCCAGCTATTGCAAAAGGAGGGAATCCTGGAGCAGCTCCGGTCCGTGGAAGCCACCTCCATCACTCCGGAGCGGCTCGCCCGGGTCCACAGCGAGGAGTACATCCAGCGGGTCAAGCGGCGCGCCGATCAGGGCGGTGGGTACCTGGACATGGACACGTACGTGCGGCCGTTCTCGTATGAGGCCGCGCTGACCGCGGCCGGGGGTGCCGTGAACCTCACCGAGGCCGTGCTCTCCGGCCGGGCGCGCAACGGATTCGCGCTGATCCGACCGCCCGGCCACCACGCTCGCCCCAAGCAGGGCATGGGATTCTGCCTCTTCAACAACGTCGCCGTCGCCGCCCGCTTCGCCCAGACCGAACACCAGCTCGACCGCATCCTCATCGTCGACTTCGACGTGCATCACGGGAACGGCACCCAGGAGGTGTTCTATCAGGACCCAGGCGTCCTGTACTTTTCCACGCATCAGTATCCCTTCTACCCCGGCACCGGCAGCCGGGGGGAGATCGGAGAGGGCCCTGGCGAGGGATATACGGTCAACGTCCCGCTCCCCTACCGGGTCGGCGACGAGGGATATCGCCGGGCCTTCGACGAGGTCCTGGTCCCCATCGTGGAGCGCTATCGGCCGCAGCTCATCCTGGGATCGGCCGGCTACGACGCCCACTGGGCCGATCCGCTGGCCGGGATGCTGCTCTCCATCACCGGATATGCCTCCCTCATCCGACGCCTGCTTGAGCTGGCCGAGATGTGGTGCCAGGGGCGGCTGGTCTTCGTGCTGGAGGGCGGCTACCACCTGGATGTGCTGGCCCATGGCGTGCTGACGACGCTGCGCCTGTTGCAGGACGTTCAGGCCCCCGTCAGCGACCCACTGGGGCCTTCCCCACATCCGGAGCGGCCGATCGACGAGTTGCTCCACGAGATCCGGGAGATCCATCACCTCGGCTGA
- a CDS encoding peptide ABC transporter substrate-binding protein, with protein sequence MFPIQAFSSIFQRRRATLGWYGVFLVLAGLWLLASSCSRSQPPVPTAGPPPPAPVATWTPTPLPPTPTPTATPGRRNITVGLSLSAATLDPLLLPWDDPAARFLVDALFDRLMPPDAADGRLTSGIVQAWRVSEDGRAITLTVRSGVAWHDGRPVTAEDVAFTIRAALDPDRDSPYFVRLMPVRSVEVAGEATVVVRLDEPSCPTLTALGDLPVVPAHRLREGAWEAFGRVPVGSGPLRFVEWQGDGAFTLSAAEGHWRARPRIATWYVRLLSAGEMAGAWEAGELDIAILPRALALDPPSDWPIRWAPGLEYVGVFFNQERLGLSDARVRRALSMALDRSRLNQLVLGGRGLPLAAPWLPSTWAIQPAPTPPPFDPERAGGLLDAAGWRDEDGDGWRERGDEPLLVRVKTNGENPVRRDLAMLVAAAYRSVGVPAEVEIVPYFSLIDALFRHDYDVAVFSWPIDLDPDPSRYWRSDQTEPRRGFNLTGWRDDRTDVLLREGYAARACAFDERREAYHALAVHLAEQRPVDVLFALPAGVVVRPGLQGVTVSPFAGVGASFPDWRW encoded by the coding sequence GTGTTTCCTATTCAAGCGTTCTCATCGATCTTTCAGAGACGCCGTGCCACCCTCGGGTGGTATGGCGTCTTTCTCGTGCTGGCCGGCTTGTGGCTCCTGGCCTCTTCCTGTTCCCGCTCTCAACCCCCGGTCCCGACCGCCGGACCGCCTCCGCCCGCCCCTGTGGCGACGTGGACGCCCACCCCGTTGCCTCCCACCCCCACGCCGACGGCGACCCCAGGGCGACGGAACATCACGGTGGGATTGTCCCTGTCCGCCGCGACCCTGGACCCGCTTTTGTTGCCCTGGGACGATCCGGCGGCCCGGTTTCTGGTGGATGCCCTGTTCGATCGGCTGATGCCGCCCGACGCGGCCGATGGACGCCTGACGTCGGGGATCGTGCAGGCCTGGCGCGTGTCGGAGGACGGGCGCGCCATCACCCTCACGGTGCGTTCCGGTGTGGCCTGGCATGACGGCCGTCCGGTCACGGCCGAGGATGTAGCGTTTACCATCCGGGCGGCCCTGGACCCGGATCGGGACAGCCCCTACTTTGTGCGGCTCATGCCCGTTCGCTCGGTTGAGGTGGCTGGGGAGGCCACGGTGGTCGTGCGGCTGGACGAGCCCTCCTGTCCCACGCTGACGGCCCTGGGCGATCTCCCGGTGGTGCCGGCGCATCGCTTGCGAGAGGGGGCATGGGAGGCGTTTGGGCGTGTCCCCGTCGGCAGCGGCCCGTTGCGCTTCGTCGAATGGCAGGGGGACGGCGCGTTCACCCTCTCGGCCGCGGAGGGCCATTGGCGGGCCCGGCCGCGGATCGCCACCTGGTACGTGCGGCTGCTCTCCGCCGGGGAGATGGCGGGCGCGTGGGAGGCTGGCGAGCTGGATATCGCGATCCTGCCCCGCGCGTTGGCGCTGGACCCGCCATCCGATTGGCCTATCCGATGGGCGCCGGGACTGGAGTATGTGGGCGTCTTCTTCAACCAGGAGCGATTGGGGCTCTCCGATGCTCGCGTGCGTCGGGCGCTGTCCATGGCCCTCGATCGCTCACGGCTGAATCAACTCGTCCTGGGCGGTCGCGGGCTTCCGTTGGCCGCGCCCTGGCTGCCCTCGACCTGGGCCATTCAACCCGCGCCGACGCCGCCGCCATTCGACCCGGAGCGGGCGGGGGGATTGCTGGACGCGGCCGGCTGGCGGGATGAGGACGGGGACGGATGGCGGGAGAGGGGGGATGAGCCTCTGCTGGTCCGCGTCAAGACGAACGGCGAGAACCCGGTCCGGCGTGATCTGGCCATGCTGGTGGCGGCGGCCTACCGCTCCGTTGGCGTGCCCGCCGAGGTGGAGATCGTGCCTTACTTCAGCCTGATCGACGCGCTGTTCCGACACGATTACGATGTGGCCGTCTTCAGCTGGCCCATCGATCTGGACCCGGATCCGTCGCGCTACTGGCGCTCCGATCAGACTGAGCCGCGCCGTGGCTTCAACCTGACCGGGTGGCGGGATGATCGCACCGATGTTCTGTTGCGGGAGGGGTATGCGGCCCGGGCGTGCGCGTTCGACGAGCGCCGGGAGGCTTATCACGCGCTGGCCGTGCATCTGGCGGAGCAGCGGCCCGTGGATGTCCTGTTTGCGCTGCCCGCAGGCGTCGTCGTCCGGCCGGGGCTTCAGGGCGTAACGGTCAGTCCCTTCGCCGGCGTGGGGGCATCGTTTCCGGACTGGCGGTGGTGA
- the selD gene encoding selenide, water dikinase SelD, whose product MAACAGUASKLAPEALAQVLRPLQNLFPPEAHPEVLVGLGAVDDAAVYRLNDRQAIISTTDFFTPVVDDPYDYGAIAAANAMSDVYAMGGDVLFALNIAAFPADMDPDVIARILRGGADKVMEAGGVIAGGHTIQDQEPKYGLAVVGMVHPDRIFTKGGARPGDTLFLTKPLGTGAISTALKRGLARADHVSAMVESMKRLNRVAAMVAREVGVRAATDITGFGLLGHASEMVQASGVGFRFRMGAIPLLPGAAEYAAEWIFPGGSHNNKSFYRSLVRFGEEIPEERQMLLWDAQTSGGLLVAVPPGRSEDFRTLCADRGQSVWEIGEVIEGTGIEVVA is encoded by the coding sequence ATGGCAGCCTGCGCCGGCTGAGCGAGCAAGCTGGCCCCAGAGGCCCTGGCGCAGGTCCTGCGTCCACTTCAAAACCTATTCCCGCCCGAGGCGCATCCCGAGGTGTTGGTCGGCCTGGGCGCGGTGGATGACGCCGCGGTCTATCGTCTGAACGATCGGCAGGCCATCATCAGCACCACCGATTTCTTCACGCCCGTGGTGGATGATCCCTATGATTATGGGGCGATCGCCGCGGCCAATGCCATGAGCGATGTGTACGCCATGGGGGGCGATGTCCTCTTCGCCTTGAACATCGCCGCTTTTCCCGCGGATATGGATCCGGATGTGATCGCTCGGATCCTGCGCGGTGGGGCGGACAAAGTGATGGAGGCGGGAGGGGTGATCGCCGGAGGGCACACGATCCAGGATCAGGAGCCCAAGTATGGCCTGGCGGTCGTGGGCATGGTGCACCCGGATCGGATCTTCACCAAGGGGGGCGCCCGGCCGGGCGATACGCTGTTCCTCACCAAACCGCTGGGGACCGGCGCGATCAGCACGGCCCTCAAGCGCGGGCTCGCGCGGGCCGATCACGTGAGCGCTATGGTCGAGAGCATGAAGCGGCTGAATCGCGTCGCGGCCATGGTTGCCCGGGAGGTCGGCGTTCGGGCGGCCACGGACATCACCGGCTTTGGACTGCTGGGACATGCCAGCGAGATGGTCCAGGCGAGCGGCGTGGGATTCCGCTTCCGGATGGGCGCGATCCCGCTCTTGCCCGGGGCGGCCGAGTACGCCGCCGAGTGGATCTTCCCGGGGGGCTCGCACAACAATAAGTCCTTCTACCGTTCCCTGGTGCGCTTCGGCGAGGAGATTCCCGAGGAGCGACAGATGCTTTTGTGGGATGCTCAGACCTCGGGCGGGCTGTTGGTCGCCGTCCCGCCCGGCCGGAGTGAGGATTTCCGAACCCTATGTGCGGATCGTGGACAATCGGTTTGGGAGATCGGCGAGGTGATCGAGGGGACGGGGATTGAGGTAGTCGCCTGA
- the rsfS gene encoding ribosome silencing factor, whose translation MESAELAHAIVNLVEEHQAEDIVMLDLRTVSILADYFVICSSESERQSRAIMEAVDEGLGHLGKAPLGVEGSASAGWILMDYGDVVLHIFSAEKRAFYRLEEFWQQAPVVVKVQ comes from the coding sequence CTGGAGTCAGCGGAACTGGCGCATGCCATTGTCAACCTGGTGGAAGAGCATCAGGCAGAGGACATCGTGATGCTCGACCTCCGCACGGTGTCCATCCTTGCTGACTATTTCGTGATCTGCTCTTCGGAGTCGGAGCGACAGTCCCGGGCGATCATGGAGGCGGTGGATGAAGGCCTGGGACATTTGGGGAAGGCCCCGCTAGGTGTGGAAGGGTCGGCCAGCGCTGGCTGGATCCTGATGGATTACGGGGATGTCGTGCTCCATATCTTCTCCGCCGAGAAGCGGGCGTTCTATCGGCTGGAGGAGTTCTGGCAGCAGGCGCCCGTGGTGGTGAAGGTCCAGTAG
- a CDS encoding sodium-translocating pyrophosphatase — protein sequence MGLTPLETIAVWAVLGIAILGLLYAIFLRRQIMQEDKGTAEMQEVWEAIRQGADAYLTRQLRTILPFIGLLTVALFLSVYIVPPTAEAMERFAGRSENTVRLLVGLGRAIAFMMGAGFSLAVGQIGMRMAVQGNVRVAAAARHSFGDALRIAYRAGTITGMLTDGLGLFGGTVIFMIFGKAAPDALLGFGFGGTLLALFMRVGGGIYTKAADVGADLVGKVEQDIPEDDPRNAAVVADLVGDNVGDCAGMAADIFESYEVTIVSALILGLALTAITGHIEWILYPLLVRGIGVLASIIGTYRVKGGPEKSGDAMAAIFRGYLTSAAISIVLFGIVAIVYMEGVPGGWWRPFLSTTAGVFLAILIDRLTDYFTGTEKAPVQEIRKATNGGPATTILAGLGVGYESTVWAILVIALTIGAAILIYAGVPVQQFVEAGKVPSDTIARTAFVLYGVAMTGIGMLTLTGNNVAMDSFGPIADNANGIGEMAGMDEDARKIMTDLDAVGNTTKAITKGIAIGSAVIAAVSLFGSYITDVAKIDPQALINGIRVSEPVVFVGLLIGGAIPWLFSSLAIRAVSRAAGQMVEEVRRQFRIPGILEGTVKPDYARAVEISTVAAQKELVSLATIAVVTPIVVGLLLQVEALGGFLAGIILSGQLLAVFMANAGGAWDNAKKTIEDEPRNLEANTGKGSERHKASVVGDTVGDPLKDTAGPALNPMIKVVNLVSVIIAPIIVQYKGLSVFTIIVIVALLAVLWWAISTSKREAEILSSPAPAAAPAGE from the coding sequence ATGGGTTTGACTCCCCTGGAGACAATTGCTGTCTGGGCGGTACTGGGCATCGCAATCCTGGGCCTCCTCTACGCCATCTTCCTACGCAGACAGATCATGCAAGAGGACAAAGGCACGGCGGAGATGCAGGAGGTCTGGGAGGCGATCCGCCAAGGAGCCGACGCGTACCTGACCCGTCAGCTCCGCACGATCCTGCCGTTCATCGGGCTCCTCACGGTGGCGCTGTTCCTGAGCGTGTATATCGTCCCCCCCACCGCGGAGGCCATGGAACGGTTCGCAGGGCGAAGTGAAAACACTGTCCGTCTACTGGTAGGGCTCGGGCGCGCCATCGCCTTCATGATGGGTGCGGGATTCTCCCTGGCAGTGGGGCAGATCGGCATGCGCATGGCGGTGCAGGGCAACGTGCGCGTGGCGGCGGCCGCTCGCCACAGCTTCGGCGACGCGCTGCGCATCGCCTATCGTGCGGGCACCATCACGGGCATGTTGACCGACGGCCTGGGCCTGTTCGGCGGCACCGTGATCTTCATGATCTTCGGCAAGGCTGCGCCGGACGCACTTCTGGGCTTCGGCTTCGGCGGCACGCTGTTGGCGCTCTTCATGCGAGTGGGTGGTGGCATCTACACCAAGGCGGCGGACGTCGGCGCCGATCTGGTGGGTAAGGTCGAGCAGGATATCCCCGAGGATGACCCTAGGAACGCGGCCGTGGTTGCCGACCTGGTAGGGGACAACGTGGGAGACTGCGCCGGTATGGCGGCGGACATCTTCGAGTCCTACGAGGTGACCATCGTCTCGGCCCTGATCCTGGGCTTGGCGCTCACGGCGATCACCGGCCACATCGAGTGGATCCTGTATCCGCTCCTGGTGCGCGGCATCGGCGTGCTGGCCTCTATCATCGGCACGTATCGAGTGAAGGGTGGACCGGAAAAGAGCGGCGACGCGATGGCGGCCATCTTCCGAGGATACCTCACCTCGGCGGCCATCTCGATTGTGCTGTTCGGCATCGTCGCCATCGTCTACATGGAGGGCGTGCCCGGCGGCTGGTGGCGTCCCTTCCTCTCCACGACGGCGGGCGTCTTCCTGGCCATCCTCATTGACCGTCTGACCGACTATTTCACGGGTACCGAGAAGGCGCCTGTACAGGAGATCCGCAAGGCCACCAACGGCGGGCCTGCCACGACCATCCTCGCCGGCCTGGGCGTGGGATACGAATCCACCGTGTGGGCCATCCTGGTCATCGCCCTCACCATCGGGGCGGCCATCCTGATCTACGCCGGCGTCCCGGTCCAGCAGTTCGTGGAGGCGGGTAAGGTCCCGTCTGACACCATCGCCCGGACGGCCTTCGTCCTCTACGGCGTGGCTATGACCGGCATCGGCATGCTGACCCTGACCGGGAATAACGTGGCCATGGACTCCTTCGGTCCCATCGCCGACAATGCCAACGGCATCGGCGAGATGGCCGGCATGGATGAGGACGCCCGCAAGATCATGACCGACCTGGACGCGGTGGGCAACACTACCAAGGCCATCACCAAGGGCATCGCCATCGGCTCAGCCGTCATCGCCGCCGTCTCCCTGTTCGGCTCCTACATCACCGACGTGGCCAAGATCGATCCGCAGGCGCTGATCAACGGCATCCGGGTGTCCGAGCCGGTGGTCTTCGTCGGGCTGCTCATCGGCGGCGCGATCCCATGGCTATTCTCCTCGCTGGCCATCAGGGCGGTGAGCCGCGCGGCCGGGCAGATGGTGGAAGAGGTCCGGCGACAGTTCCGCATCCCCGGCATCCTGGAAGGCACGGTGAAGCCGGACTATGCCCGGGCCGTGGAGATCTCCACCGTTGCGGCGCAGAAGGAGCTGGTCTCCTTGGCCACCATCGCCGTGGTGACCCCGATCGTGGTCGGGCTGCTCCTGCAGGTGGAGGCGCTGGGCGGCTTCCTGGCGGGCATCATCCTGTCCGGCCAGCTGCTGGCCGTCTTCATGGCCAACGCGGGTGGCGCCTGGGACAATGCCAAGAAGACCATCGAGGACGAGCCCCGCAACCTGGAGGCCAACACCGGCAAGGGATCCGAGCGCCACAAGGCCAGCGTGGTGGGCGACACCGTCGGCGACCCGCTGAAGGACACGGCGGGGCCGGCGCTGAACCCCATGATCAAGGTGGTGAACCTGGTCAGCGTCATCATCGCCCCCATCATCGTCCAGTACAAGGGATTGAGCGTCTTTACCATCATCGTCATCGTGGCCCTGCTGGCCGTGCTGTGGTGGGCCATCTCCACCTCCAAGCGGGAGGCGGAGATCCTCAGCTCCCCCGCTCCGGCTGCAGCGCCGGCCGGCGAGTGA